The region AGAGCTGCCACGATCACGCAGTCAACCGAATAAATGTGGTTTTCACGCGATTAGTTATGCTGTTGTGTTCCGTAAGGCAGTGTCACGGTGTGCAAGTTTTTGTGCAACTTGTTGAAAAACAATGTATCATGCGTGGCACGccccaagaaaaaaagaggatACTTAATATCTATTTTGTTCGATTGTCTGGTTGACTCTTTTTGTTTGAATGTAATTAACACTTTTGAGCAGTCCCTTTCGCAGTTTCGGCACAAGTAGGTTTCCGATACGATTGCAGAATTATAAAAGTATaggacaaagaaaataaaaacaaatcaattgATTCGAAGTTAGTTTGTGTAAGTTTACGACACAACTTGCCTCGCGACACCATTGCAGGACCAGTTGCACGAAATAATGCCCAATGTAACAAACCTTCCTTTTGCCCCTACAGAACCTCTCAAAAGGCCTATCCAATGTACTGATGAACAAGACCAAGAACGCGATGGTAAAGCATCGGGGCCACTGAGGCTGGAAACGACCGAAAGCAACGGGAGAAGCAAAGGTTCGTGTagttaataaacaaaacaaacaaacaaacaaacaaaaaacacattCTTAGCCTATAACTAAtctttaaagaaacaaaacatgaatAATTATCACCTTCCTGTTTCTACACTTTGGTTCGAAATAAACGGCTTTTAATATGCAAAGCAATGatgttttctatattttttcttAGTCATTAGTCCAATGATACAATGAGTCCATTTAATTTGAATCATGTCTTGAAGGTATGCAACGCTTAGTAGACGTCATTTACCAGAGGAGAATTGCTTTTTTATCGTTGAATTAAGAAGCGAAACCTATTAATTAAGCTTTACTTTTTCACGGTCCCTTAACAGAAGAAACAGAATCGAATCGGGATTTACGCAAATCTTGAGCGATGGGTGGGGAGCGAAGAGTACTTATTAGGTACAAATTCATCATTGGCCGTTTTTTTACTAGAGAACGcatgtttgcccaagttcgtccagacggatAATACGTCTtctagtataaaaacggccattCAACGCCTGTGTTCGTCAGATCTTTTCGTCCAATTCTTTTTAGCCATCGGTGGTTTCGTTTTTACTATCAGAGTTTTCATGCGTCCCCAATTTGTGCTCTAAATTACAATATATTTCAGAAATATTAAAACATGTAATACGTGTTGAACTATTAATACTTTCGTAAGAGCTAGAGCTCGCCTTGGGGAGTTTTAAACTCCAGAGAGATAAAATGTTTCGGCACAAACCAGATGATTCCGAGCAAAAACGACGTTTTTTCATGCGATTTAccgtaaacaaaaacaacaacagctggCAGTCTCTTTTTTCAGATTAACTAAAGTGCAATCAATCGTGTCCTGTTGTTTACAAAACCCTTGCAATTGGTTATATTTCtttcatgattttcttttacagGTTTTAGAGGTCATTTCGACATTATATATACTACGTATTTTAAGagactttttttctgtcatgaAATAACCTGGAATTAAAACTGGTACACAGGATTGAAAGTAACAGACCCTATTCTCAATTTAACAGGAACTATCCAGTGCACGGACGAAACAGAGGGCAGGAGACGGTCGACCGGGAAAGAATCAAAGGTCAAAGTCTCTGTGGAAACTACTTCtgtttgtggaaaaaaaatgacggTCACAGTCCTCATTGCCGAAAACGAGGAGTAGCATGGACGTAGTTAAAAACGGATACACGTTAATAAGCGACGGACACAAACCTATCGGCGGAGGACGGTCGTATGTTTACGCAATTACCGCACATAACCTTATTATATCGTTTAATGTTATACTAAAAGTCCAgattaaattatttatattacTGTAGTTTTATTGGCCTGTTTAATTAAGGAGGTCGTCATGGTCCCAAGTGGTCCATTGCCACGTAAGTGAACAGTAACATATTGACGAAGCCTTCATTTTTAATGCATCTATGGGGCGTAATTTTACTCTTGTTTTGGTAATCCgactgaaatttaaaaatgataaaatcagCAGCAAACCTCTATTTTTAAACTCATTATAATCAACGCAATAAAGTGCAGCACGACAAGACTATGTATACTTTGTTGTCTTTATCAAATACCCGTGAACTGCCAGAAAACCACTGGAAAAAACAgcgaaatgagaccattttgaaaatcggccatcttggaaaggctatagcacttgcaaaattatcagcttgggtcaaaaaataaaattgacacAAACATGCGTAGAACGATTGTAAAACCACATTAGAATTGGTCTGTGCAGAAAACCGGTAGAGAAAACACCAATTAAAtaagaaatgagacgattttgtaaatcagccattttgcaaaggctgtagtcATGGATAGCCTGTAGCCTTTGAAACGTTTTCAGTctgggtcaaaaaaatatccgAAAAACGATGGTACAACCAcattagaattgttctgtgtagaaaactgctcgaaaaaaagACTAAttaattgagaaatgagacgattctgaaaatcggccatcttgcaaaggctatggacTATGGATAGGCCATAGCCtgtttggctcaaaaaataaaattgctaaaattatACGAAAAACAattgtacaaacacattagaatGGTTCTGTATagaaaactgctcgaaaaaacaccatttaatagagaaatgagacgatttgaAAATCAgtcatcttgcaaaggctataacctaaggaaaggctatagcctttgcaaaataagcagtttggatcaaaaaataaaattgccaaaaacatgccataAACGATTGTACAACTacattagaattgtttttgcgcaaaaccgctcgaaaaaaaaaaaaacaattaattgagaaatgagacgattttaaaaaatctgccatcttgcaaaggctataaactttgcaaaattacCAGTTTaatcaaaaaaatataattgccaaaaacatgcgcaAAACAATAGCACAACCACACTAGAACTATTGTTTACagaaaaccgctcgaaaaaacaccaattaATTGAGAACTGAGACGATTGTGAAAATCGcacatcttgcaaaggctataggctttgcaaaattaccagtttgggtcaaaaaataaaattgacaaTATTCTATGGATTGACTAATATTTACAATGCTAAAAATTCttaaagaacaaaattataaaaaaaaaaccgaacGTTTTCGGCGTTAAGCTATCTTCAGGGTAAATTGACCGTCCGCGTGATTGTGTATTTATGTCTACCAGGTAATTCCCGATGAATATAGTTTCGTTATGTAGCaatgaatttgtttgtttagagTAGGTTTTCATTGTTGAATCATTAAGCGTTCAAAAATTCTGCGTTTGTAAAAGGATTCCGCTGTGCAGAGTATAAGCCGATGTAACAGTCACCGCAAGAAAAGTCTCCTTCATGGCCTGGACTGCTTGTGACCGATtagcctgcagtgcaggcgTATTTTAGGCGCCCGAGTGCACATTTTCTTATTAGGCCACCATCTTAGATTTGGTAACTGTGGAGGATTGGGGCGAGGAAGTATTTGCCGAGGGAGTAGGTGTTaagtggaaaaatgagagaggGGAGAGGGTGAGGGGAAGGAAAAATACTTCTTTCTAGTGCCAACCCTCTACCGGTCAAGCATCTAATTacaatccaagatggcggcatcGAAAGCCTGATTTATCGAGCGTTCCGCTCTAAAATAACACCTGCACTGCAAGCTAGTGACCGATGagtgtttttgtctttcaaaatgaaagGTTTTTAATCTATTAAGCTTGCCAAAGGATGATGTAGTTTATAAAGGAAAAGACACAATGAGATATGTGCAGGTGCGAATTCAAGAACATTCCAACGCATGTACTGAATGTGGACCTGCTCGTCTGTTACGTGAAAATCCTTCGCTTTCTTTAAACTGTCGTATACTTTGAACACCGCAATCCTTTTCCAAACGTAGAATTTTTGGGATCT is a window of Acropora palmata chromosome 11, jaAcrPala1.3, whole genome shotgun sequence DNA encoding:
- the LOC141898057 gene encoding uncharacterized protein LOC141898057 isoform X2, which codes for MNGCTMAFVLKEVPEEPLKRPIQCTDEQDQERDGKASGPLRLETTESNGRSKGTIQCTDETEGRRRSTGKESKVKVSVETTSVCGKKMTVTVLIAENEE
- the LOC141898057 gene encoding uncharacterized protein LOC141898057 isoform X1 — translated: MLSASCCGLGNLLRSFGRLGSNVDRDHRHLSAEEYAEPLKRPIQCTDEQDQERDGKASGPLRLETTESNGRSKGTIQCTDETEGRRRSTGKESKVKVSVETTSVCGKKMTVTVLIAENEE